The following proteins come from a genomic window of Chionomys nivalis chromosome 9, mChiNiv1.1, whole genome shotgun sequence:
- the LOC130881610 gene encoding olfactory receptor 4F15-like, whose translation MNETYYTEVSEFVFLGLSTSRPIQYFFLAFSMVFYVAIVLGNTLVVLTVTFDPHLHFPMYFLLGNLSFIDLCLSTLTVPKMISDLSSGYNTISFQGCVFQIFVLHVLGGSEMVLLIAMAWDRYVAICKPLHYLTIMSPRKCLLLLSGAWVIGFLHSVAQLAFVAHLSFCGPNKIDSFYCDLPRFIKLACKDTNRMEFMVAANSGIISIGTFFLLIVSYIVILFTVWKHSSGDLSKAFSTLSAHISVVVLFFGPCIIVYMWPFPTVPVDKFLAILDFMITPILNPAIYTLRNKDMKVAMKRLSDQFLHFRKLS comes from the coding sequence ATGAATGAAACATATTACACAGAGGTGTCTGAATTTGTGTTTCTGGGACTTTCAACATCTAGACCAATACAGTATTTCTTCCTTGCCTTCTCTATGGTGTTTTATGTAGCCATTGTGCTAGGAAACACCCTTGTTGTGCTTACAGTGACCTTTGACCCACATTTACACTTCCCTATGTACTTTCTTTTGGGAAACctctcatttattgatttatgtctTTCCACTTTAACTGTTCCAAAAATGATTTCTGACCTCTCTTCTGGGTACAATACCATCTCATTCCAGGGCTGTGTCTTCCAGATATTTGTCCTTCATGTCCTGGGGGGATCTGAGATGGTGCTGCTGATAGCCATGGCCTGGGACAGATATGTGGCCATATGCAAGCCCCTCCACTACCTGACCATCATGAGCCCACGGAAATGCCTTTTGCTTCTTTCTGGTGCTTGGGTTATTGGTTTCCTGCATTCAGTGGCCCAATTAGCTTTTGTTGCTCATTTGAGTTTCTGTGGTCCTAATAAGATAGATAGTTTTTACTGTGACCTTCCTAGGTTTATCAAACTGGCCTGCAAGGACACCAACAGAATGGAGTTCATGGTTGCTGCCAACAGTGGCATCATTTCTATTGGCACCTTCTTCTTACTGATTGTTTCCTATATTGTTATCCTGTTCACTGTATGGAAACATTCATCGGGTGATTTATCCAAGGCCTTCTCTACACTTTCTGCTCACATCTCTGTAGTAGTTTTGTTCTTTGGACCATGCATCATTGTGTACATGTGGCCATTTCCTACTGTCCCAGTGGATAAGTTTCTTGCTATTCTGGACTTCATGATTACACCCATCCTGAATCCTGCCATTTACACACTGAGGAACAAAGACATGAAGGTGGCAATGAAGAGACTGAGTGATCAGTTCCTGCATTTTAGGAAGCTGTCCTAA